A stretch of the SAR86 cluster bacterium genome encodes the following:
- a CDS encoding regulator, which produces MENLIQFNESEIDWKPAPGPDGEPLDHVSLSFLNVDENAKIVDLLFKFSANEKIQMHRHCSNYSTFTVQGELKTYYPDGSLKSVRPAGVFKAGTPGEPHTEGGGDEDVIVYFSLRPYTTTDPIYELLDENMEVVQMMNFEALQELNEEYSA; this is translated from the coding sequence ATGGAAAATTTAATTCAATTCAATGAGTCTGAAATAGACTGGAAACCTGCACCCGGACCAGATGGAGAACCCTTGGATCATGTGTCGCTGTCCTTTTTGAATGTAGATGAGAACGCCAAAATAGTTGATCTCTTATTTAAATTCTCTGCTAATGAAAAAATACAAATGCATAGACATTGTTCTAACTACAGTACTTTTACGGTTCAAGGCGAGTTAAAAACCTACTATCCTGACGGAAGCTTGAAAAGTGTTCGTCCTGCAGGAGTATTTAAGGCAGGCACTCCTGGAGAACCTCACACCGAAGGTGGCGGAGATGAAGATGTGATTGTTTATTTCAGTCTACGTCCTTATACAACTACCGATCCAATATATGAACTTTTGGACGAAAATATGGAAGTTGTTCAGATGATGAATTTCGAGGCTTTGCAAGAACTAAATGAGGAATACTCAGCTTAA
- a CDS encoding DoxX family protein → MEKINNFFDGIAAPLSGIADWLLRLGLGIAFFLHGYGKLPISDGFIGYLDSKGVPLAEAAAYLVAWGEILAGLGIIVGGILAKPMVQLGHLVTRVSGGAIGVIMIFALLIAHSDWGIFFGERGSVLFASEQLFLLLLGTFYAIKGNN, encoded by the coding sequence ATGGAAAAAATAAATAACTTTTTTGACGGAATCGCAGCGCCTTTAAGTGGCATTGCTGATTGGCTTTTAAGGCTAGGCCTTGGCATAGCTTTCTTTTTACATGGATATGGAAAATTACCTATTTCTGATGGTTTTATAGGTTATCTAGACTCTAAGGGAGTTCCTCTGGCAGAGGCAGCTGCTTACCTAGTTGCATGGGGGGAAATATTGGCTGGATTGGGAATAATAGTAGGCGGGATTTTGGCGAAACCAATGGTCCAGCTTGGCCACCTAGTAACTAGAGTATCTGGTGGAGCAATAGGGGTGATAATGATATTCGCTTTGTTAATTGCCCACTCGGATTGGGGAATATTCTTCGGAGAGAGAGGATCTGTTCTCTTTGCCAGCGAGCAATTGTTTCTTTTGCTATTAGGAACTTTCTACGCTATCAAGGGCAATAACTAA